ACAAGGGCGCCCGCTACGCGTCGGACAACTTCTGGATGATGGGCGACACCGGCCCCTGCGGCCCGTGCACCGAGATCTTCTACGACCACGGCCCGGAGATCGCCGGCGGCCCCCCGGGCTCGCCCGACGAAGACGGCGACCGCTACATCGAGATCTGGAACAACGTGTTCATGCAGTTCAACCGCGACGAAGCGGGCGTGATGCACAAGCTCCCGAAGCCGAGCGTGGACACCGGCATGGGCCTCGAGCGCCTGACCGCCGTGCTGCAGCACGTGCACAGCAACTACGAGATCGACACCTTCGTGAACCTGCTGGCCGCCGCCAAGAAGGCGGTGGACGCCGCGGGCGGGGGCGACTGCGACAAGGACTCCCCGTCGCTCAAGGTCATCGCCGACCACATCCGCGCCTGCAGCTTCACGGTGACCGACGGCGTGATCCCGAGCAACGCCGGCCGCGGCTACGTGCTGCGCCGCATCGCCCGCCGCGCGATCCGCCACGGCTACAAGCTCGGCGCCCGCAAGCCGTTCTTCTACACGCTGGTGGCCGCGCTCGCGAAGGAGATGGGCGACGCCTACCCCGAGCTGCGCCAGGCCGAGCAGCGTGTCACCGACGTGCTCAAGCAGGAAGAGGAAGGTTTCTTCCGCACCATCGCCAACGGCATGGAGATCCTGGAAGCCGCCCTGGCCGGTGGCGCCAAGGTCATCGACGGCGAGACCGCGTTCAAGCTGCACGACACCTACGGCTTCCCGGTCGACCTGACGGCCGACGTGTGCCGCGAGCGGGGCGTGACGGTGGACAGCGCCGGCTTCGACGCCGCGATGCAGCGCCAGAAGGACAAGGCCCGCGCGGCCGGCAAGTTCAAGATGGCCGCCGGCCTCGAGTACACCGGCGCCAACACCACCTTCCACGGCTACGAGCACCTGGCGCGTGAAGGCGCCACCGTGGCCGCGCTCTACGTCGACGGTTCGCCCGTGGACGTGGCCCGCGCCGGCGACGACGTGGTGGTCGTGCTCGACGAAACCCCGTTCTACGCCGAAAGCGGCGGCCAGGTGGGTGACACCGGCGAGCTGCGCAACGCCACGTCGCGCTTCGTCGTGGAAGACACCATCAAGGTCCAGGCCGCCGTGTTCGGCCACCAGGGCCAGCTGGTCGAGGGCGAACTGCGCGTGGGCGACAAGGTCAACGCGAAGGTCGACGCCGACCGCCGCGCCCGCACCGTGCGCAACCACTCGGCCACCCACCTGATGCACAAGGCCCTGCGCGAGGTGCTGGGCACGCACGTGCAGCAGAAGGGTTCGCTCGTGACGGCCGACCGCACGCGCTTCGACTTCGCGCACAACCAGCCCGTGACCGACGCCGAGATCGCGAAGATCGAGGCTCTCGTGAACGCCGAGATCCTGGCCAACGCCGCCACGCAGGCGCGTGTGCTGCCCATCGAGGAGGCCCAGAAGACCGGCGCCATGATGCTGTTCGGCGAGAAGTACGGCGACGAGGTGCGGGTGCTCGACATCGGCACCAGCCGCGAGCTGTGCGGCGGCACCCACGTGCAGCGCACGGGTGACATCGGCCTGTTCAAGATCGTGGCCGAGTCCGGCATCCAGGCCGGTGTGCGCCGCGTGGAGGCCGTGACCGGCGAGAACGCGCTCGCGTACCTGCAGTCGCTCGAAGGCACCGTGCGCCAGATCGCCGGTTCGCTGAAGGCCGCGCCGGCCGAGGTGCCGGCCCGCCTGGGCCAGGTGATGGAGCAGGTGCGTTCGCTCGAGAAGGAACTGGCCGCGCTGAAGGGCAAGCTCGCCTCGTCGCAGGGCGACGAGCTGCTGCAGAAGGCCGTCGACGTGAAGGGCCTGAAGGTGCTGGCCGCCGTGCTCG
This genomic stretch from Piscinibacter gummiphilus harbors:
- the alaS gene encoding alanine--tRNA ligase — protein: MKASEIRSQFLKFFEAKGHTIVPSSPVVPGDDPTLLFTNAGMNQFKDVFLGFDKRPYSRATTSQKCIRAGGKHNDLDNVGYTARHHTFFEMLGNFSFGDYFKHDAIQYAWELLTEVYKLPKEKLWVTVYAEDDEAYEIWNKTVGVPAERIVRIGDNKGARYASDNFWMMGDTGPCGPCTEIFYDHGPEIAGGPPGSPDEDGDRYIEIWNNVFMQFNRDEAGVMHKLPKPSVDTGMGLERLTAVLQHVHSNYEIDTFVNLLAAAKKAVDAAGGGDCDKDSPSLKVIADHIRACSFTVTDGVIPSNAGRGYVLRRIARRAIRHGYKLGARKPFFYTLVAALAKEMGDAYPELRQAEQRVTDVLKQEEEGFFRTIANGMEILEAALAGGAKVIDGETAFKLHDTYGFPVDLTADVCRERGVTVDSAGFDAAMQRQKDKARAAGKFKMAAGLEYTGANTTFHGYEHLAREGATVAALYVDGSPVDVARAGDDVVVVLDETPFYAESGGQVGDTGELRNATSRFVVEDTIKVQAAVFGHQGQLVEGELRVGDKVNAKVDADRRARTVRNHSATHLMHKALREVLGTHVQQKGSLVTADRTRFDFAHNQPVTDAEIAKIEALVNAEILANAATQARVLPIEEAQKTGAMMLFGEKYGDEVRVLDIGTSRELCGGTHVQRTGDIGLFKIVAESGIQAGVRRVEAVTGENALAYLQSLEGTVRQIAGSLKAAPAEVPARLGQVMEQVRSLEKELAALKGKLASSQGDELLQKAVDVKGLKVLAAVLDGADAKALRETMDKLKDKLKTAAIVLAAVDGGKVQLAAGVTADSIGKVKAGELVNFVAQQVGGKGGGKPDMAMAGGTDPTHLAKALDSVQGWVGERV